The genome window CATAAGGCATCAAGACCCATGAGTGCGTCTGCAGCTGGATTTGTGCCAGGTTCCGGAGCTGGGATTTTAATTTTGGAATCACTCGAGAGTGCAGTAAAGAGAAACGCTCGGATCTATGCAGAAATTCTTGGTGCAAATGTGAATTGTGGAGGACATAGAATGGGCGGAAGCATGACAGCTCCGAATCCGATATCTGTTCGAAGATGTATTCAGCAAGCATTGGCTATGTCGGGAATTGAGGCAGACCAAATAGATGGAATCAATGGACACCTAACAGCAACATTTGCAGATCCTTATGAAGTAGAGAATTGGTCTATTGCCCTCAATCTTGCACCAAATCAATTACCCAAAATCCAGAGTACGAAATCTATGATTGGACACTGCTTAGGAGCGGCTGGAGCAATTGAAAGCGTAGCAACTATAATTCAAATCAACAAAGGTTTTCTCCATAAATCAATCAACTGTGAAGATTTGCATGAAAAAATTCTTCCATACAAAGAATCAATACTACACCAAACAGAGAATAGTCCCGTGAATATAATGGCTAAGGCGAGTTTTGGTTTTGGTGATGTAAATGGATGTCTTATTTTTAAAAAATGGGAAACTAAATAGGAATTAACAAAAGAGGTACAAAATGAGTGAATCAGAAATCATGGAAAAAGTAATCAATATTCTTTCTCCTTACGCAAAAAACAAAGAAGCATTAAAAAATGCGACAACAGATACAAGTATTCTTAAAGAACTTGAAGTCAATTCTAGTCGCTTGGTTGACATCATCATTGCATTTGAAGATGAATTTGATATCGAAGTGGGAGATGGCGATGCTGACAAAGTTACAACCATAGGTGCTGCTGTAGGTTTAATCAAATCCAAAATTTGATCATGACTGACTCAACTTCCAAAATAGAAAAATACCACTTCTCTGTCATGTGGCAGAGAAC of Leptospira sp. GIMC2001 contains these proteins:
- a CDS encoding acyl carrier protein — protein: MSESEIMEKVINILSPYAKNKEALKNATTDTSILKELEVNSSRLVDIIIAFEDEFDIEVGDGDADKVTTIGAAVGLIKSKI